Below is a genomic region from Synergistes jonesii.
GTATTTAACGACATTAGGATTTCGGCAATGGAGACTGCTGTCTCCACTATATGGGAAGACGTGGATAGATTTAAGCCCTTGATGGGTGAGAGCACAGTGCAGAAATTCAAGAAGTCTACCGGCGTACTGGGGCAGTATGTCTCTCCGGAAAAACAGACTACTTCCGACCTTGCGTGCGCAGCGGCGAGGAAAATTCTCGAAGAGAAGTGCATCGATCCTAACAAAATCGGCGCGCTCGTTTTTGTTACGCAAACGCCGGATTACGCCAAACCGGCCACTGCATGTGTGTTGCAGTTCAGGCTGGGGCTTCCGATAGACAGCATCGCTTTTGACGTCAACCTTGGTTGTTCCGGCTTTGTAAATGGCATAAATATCGCCGCCAGCCTGATGCAGAGTTCTAAATTGAAATATGCGCTGCTTTTGCTGGGAGATACGGCATATAGGGATCAGATACTTAACACGCTCTACCCTAAAGACGACTCTGGGAAAATGCTGTTCGGAGACGCAGCCGTGGCGGTGCTTATGGAAAGCAACAAGAATGCGGAACCAATCTCCTGCGCGTACAGGACTGACGGCAGCCGTTTCAAATCTATCATACACGTTAACTCGCACCAAAGGCATTTAAAGTGGAAAGAGTACGGCTCGCTGATGGATGGAGTTGGAGTCTTTAATTTCACTATAAACGATGTTCCGGAAATGATAAAAGAATTCATGATGGACGCCGGAACAACTCCGGACGATTATGACTGCCTCGTGCTTCATCAGGCCAATTTATATGTCATGAAGCAGGTAGCTAAGCGCACTGGCTTCCCAATGGAAAAAATGCTCGTATCTATCGACGAATTTGCGAATACAAGTTCAGCATCGATTCCTACCGCCCTTACCAAATATTACGGCAAAGAGGCTGGAAACAGAATAATAAGGCCCTTGATGTGCGGATTCGGAGTCGGCCTTTCGTGGGGGATAGTCGACGCAAAAATAAATGTCAGCGATATACTGCCGCTGCTTCAGACAGATGAAAGCTTTGATGATGGCCTTGTATCGCCGTCGGAAAAGGAGAATTAAAAATGCCGTACTTTAAATTCAGCAATATAGCCATCAGAGGAATCTCCGTGGCTGTGCCGAAACAGATCGTTGATATAAAGAGCTACATCCCAAAATTCGGAGAGGAGAACGTCTATAAATTCATGGCGTTCACCGGTATAGAAAAAACGCACGTAACACGCGAAGAGCAGACCGCTTCCGACCTCGGCTTCGAGGCAGCGGAAAGGCTGCTCCGCGAAAAGAACATCGACAGGGCTTCTGTCGGTGCTCTGATTTTCGTGACTCAGTCGCCTGACTACAAGCGCCCCGCCACCTCTTTCGTTCTGCAGCACAGGCTTGGGCTTTCGCAGGACTGCGCGGTCTTTGACGTCAACCTCGGATGTTCCGGTTTTGTCTGCGCGTTTCAGACGGCCTGTTCGATGATGGCTTCGTCGGACATGAAAATGGCTCTTGTGATCGTCGCGGAGACGTCGAGTAAAGCTATGTGGCCGAACGACAAATCCTCGGCGATGCTCTTCGGCGACTGCGGTGCTGCGGTACTGCTCGCGAGAGAAGAGGACGCTCCGCAGATAAACGGCGGGATTTGGAGCGATGGGGACAGATACAGGGCGATAATCATACCGGCGGGAGGCGCGCGTGACAGTTCCGCGCCGCATACGCCGTTTATCGGGCGCGACGAATGCGAGCATATGCCCTACTACCAGATAATGAACGGCGCCGATGTTTTCCAGTTCTCTATCTCAGACGTCCCAAAGGCCGCGAAGGCGTTCTTCGAAAGGACTGGCGCTTCAGCGCCAGACTACGACTTTTTCGCGATACATCAGGCAAACTGGTACATTGTAAAGCAGCTTATAAGCAAGCTAAGGCTGCCGAAAGAAAAAGTCCACCGTTCTTTAGACAGGTACGGCAATACCGGGGGGATGTCCATCCCTCTTACACTCTGCGACGAACTCGGCGGTAAAAGCGGTAGCTCTTTGATGCGCGTCTTCATGATGGGTTTCGGCATCGGGCTCTCGTGGGGAATAGTCGACGCGTTCATTTCGCCTGACGCGGTTTTGTCCGTTCTTGAAACAGAAGAGTATTACAGAGAAGGGGTTATAGATTATACTGATATATAGTATACGGGATACCAACAGGAGGAATGTAAAATGGGAGAGAACTTGCGCAAATACAATGAGGTCTTCATGAATATTTTCGGAGCCGCCGAGAGCGACCTGAGCGACTCCTTTACGTTCGAAAACGTCCACAAGTGGGATTCTCTCGCGCACATGGCGCTGATTTCGCGTTTGGAAGATATATTCGACGTCATGTTTGAAACGGAAGACGTTTTGCATTACGGGTCATATCTCAACGGCATAAAAATCCTAGAACGCTACGGCGTAGATATGAAAGCGTAGAGGGCGGGAATAAAATGCTCCGGCTTGAAAATAAAGTCTGCGTCGTCACAGGCGCGGCAAGGGGCATAGGCAAAGCGATAGCCGAGGCTTTTGCGTCGGAGGGCGCGCGCGTCTACGCTATCGATTTGCCTTCGGCGGAATTTGAAACGCCGGAGAGGGGGCTGGAGTCCGGCGGCGAGATAATACACGTCAATGCCGATATAACGGACTCCGACAGCGTCAGGGCTTCTTTCATGCGCGTAAAAAAGGAATGCGGAAGGCTCGATGCGCTCGCGAACAACGCCGCGATTATCTCATACGAAATGCTAGGCATGATTTCAAAGGACAAGCTGAGGAAGATGTTTGAGGTGGACGTATTCGCGATGATAGAGATGATTCAATACGCCTCGCGCCTTATGGCCAGAAACGGCGGCGGTAGTATAATAAACATGGCCAGCATCGTAGGGACTAACGGTGCGGCCGGTCAGCTCGCTTACGCGGCTGCGAAGGGCGCCGTCGTCGCCCTTACGAAGTCGGCGGCAAAAGAGCTTGCGCCGCAGAACATCAGGGTCAACGCCGTAGCCCCCGGGATGGTCGCTACAAAGAGACTTGTGGCGGAGATGTCGGGACGTTTTGAGGAAAAGACCGGCAATATCGGGCTGGGCAGAATGGCCACTCCGGAAGATATTGCAAACGTTTACCTTTTTCTCGCGTCCAATGCCGCGTCATACATATCGGGGCAGATTCTCGGCGTCGACGGTTGCATGGTGCTCTAAACGATAGTTTATATCCGAAGCTCGGATAAATAAAACAAGGAGGAAACACAGTGGAAATCAAAGAAAAACTCGCGCTTCTCGAAGAAGAAGTCCTTGATATGGCGGCAGGCGAATTGAAGCCTGAAACGGCGCTCGAAGATATCGATACGTGGGATTCCATGGCGGCGCTCAGCCTTATAGTGCTGATGGAGGACAAATTCTCAAAGAAACTCACGAGAGACAATCTCAGAACATTCGTTACAGTTCAGGATATATTGAATTTTATGGGCTAAGGGAGCAAAACAGGCATCGGCTGTTCGCGCAAGGGGTGTAAAGTTTGTACTTAGGTCTAGAAGCGAAACCTCGGGACAAAGCGGCGCTCGTAGACGATTTCGGTTCAATCGTCTCATTTGGGGAGCTTTGTTCTTTCATGTCCGAAATGAAGGGCTTCGTAAAGAGCGGGGCCGTTGTCTTTTGCCTTTGCGAAAACAGCGTCGGCGCTATAGCCGGCTATCTTTCCTTCATGGAGAACGGCGCCGTCCCGCTTTTGCTCAACGCCAGGATCGACAGGACTCAACTGGCGAATTTAATGCAGACGTACACCCCGCCGTACATCTGCTTCCCCGATCGATATAAAGGTGAATTCTCCGGATGCCGCGTTATTTTTGGGCGTTACGGCTATGTGCTGGCTGAGACGGGCAATAAATTCTATCCCGTCAACAAAGACCTCGCGATGCTTTTGTGCACATCTGGGTCGACCGGCAGCCCGAAGCTTGTGAGACACAAGCTGATAAACCTTGAGATGAGCGCGAAGCACGTGTCAGAGTTTTTCGGCGCGTGCGAGGACGACCGCTCGATGGCGGATTTGCCGATGTACTATACGATGGGGCTTTCTGTCATCAACAGCTATCTGTACAGGGGCGCTACGGTTGCGGCAACGTCGAAGAGCCTCATGTCGCCGGAGTTCTGGGATTTCTTCGGAGCTCAGGACATCACCGTCTTCACCGGAGTTCCCTACAGTTTTGAAATCTTAAGACGCCTGCGCTTTACCGGCAAAGAATGGCCTCACTTGAAAATACTCACACAGGGCGGCGGAAAGCTTAAAGAAAAAATATATCTGGAGTTCGCCGAATACGCGCGGAGGACAGGCAAGAAATTCATTGCGACCTATGGACAGACGGAATGCAGCGCCCGCATGGCCTACCTTCCGCCGGAGTTCGCGATATCCAAGCAGGGAAGCATAGGCAGGGCTATTCCAGGCGGAGAGCTGTTCATAATAAACGATAAAAAGGATTTTATAGAGGGTCCCGGCGAAGGCGAGATGTGCTACTGCGGCCCGAACGTCACGATGGGCTACGCCGAATGCCGCAAGGATCTTCTAAAGGGCGATGAGTGGTACGGCTTCCGCCATACCGGAGATATCGCGCGACGCGACGAGGACGGTTTCTATTTCATTACTGGACGCAAAAGCCGCTTCCTTAAGCTCTTTGGAGTCAGGGTGGGGCTGGACGACTGTGAAAAAATTATCTATTCCAAGTTTGGGATTGACTGTGCCTGCGCTGGCGACGACAAGGAAATGCGCGTCTACATCACGCGCGACGACTTGTCAGACGCGGTAGTTTCTCTGCTGTCGGATACGACTGGAATACTACGCACGGCTTTTAAAATCTTTGTTATAGATCAGCTGCCCCGCAGCGGAGCGGGAAAGATTCTCTACTCCCAGCTGCCGCAGTAGCTTAGCGGAGGGCTTGACATTGCGAGGGCATGATCGCGCTGCAGTTCCTGATCCTGCTTACATGGCAGTTTCAATCGAATTCTGGAGGCTTGTCTTCTGTCTTGCGGTAGTGCTGTATCATTCCTGCTATCTCACGCCGACGCGCTCTTTGACGTCGGTCTTTCAGGGCGGGTATATCGGCGTAGATTTCTTCTTCATAGTATCTGGTCTCCTAATGGCAAAAAACGTTTCGAAATACACGTCCGGTTCGGTATTTTATGATACATGCTCGTTTATAAGGCGCAAGATATTGCGGATATATCCCTGTCTACTCTTCGCCTTTATGGTGTCCTTCATTGTCAGGATGACAATCTGCGACTGCGCCCCAGCGCAGATAGCAAGTTGTGCTGTGCGTTCGCTTCCCGAGCTTATGTTGCTGCGCATGTCCGGGATCGGCGGCTATTGGGTAAACACCCCTACATGGTACATTTCCGCGATGGTCATATCGATGCTGGTACTTTTCCCAATGCTACTCAGAGTAAAAGATAAATCGCATTACAGCGTATTTATGCTGCTGGCTGTGCTGTCATACGGATGGCTCTTTTTCACAATGGGCAGCCTTGAAAATCCTTATAAATGGCAGGGAACGTTTTATAGCGGCCTTGTGAGAGCCTTCGGCGGTATATCGCTTGGGGTTTTCTGTTTCACGCTCTCCATTAAGCTTCGCAAATCAAACTTTGACGCGACAGCTCTTTCCGCCCTCGAGTTGCTGTGTTATCTTACGGTATTGCTGCATTCGTTCATGAAGGGTAGGTCTTTCGCTGATTTTTTGCTTATCGCGCTGCTTGCGGTCGCTGTTTCTCTATCGTTCAGTGGAGGATCGTCGGCTTCCAGCTTTTTCGATAAACACGAACGGTTTTTCCTGCCTTGCGGCGAGCTCAGCTTCGCTCTCTATCTGAATCACAGGGTGTTCACGATAATATTTCCGGTCGTCGGATGGAATGTCGGCTATTATATCCTGCTGCCGATCTATATCTTATGTTCCTTCTGCGCGGCCGCCGTGGCGATGCTGATAGTGCCGGATGCGAAAAGGCCTCCGCGATTTTTGCTGAGGAGATAAAATTATGCCTGTAATTGCCATGTATGCGGTATAATCTTTATACGAAGCGTGTGGCTCGAGAATGTAAAGTTTAAATAAAAAGAAGAGGGGAAAATTTGCTCTATGGCTATTCAGTTGTTCGTACCTACCTTCGACGTCGATAACT
It encodes:
- a CDS encoding ketoacyl-ACP synthase III — translated: MRAKMIKSVFNDIRISAMETAVSTIWEDVDRFKPLMGESTVQKFKKSTGVLGQYVSPEKQTTSDLACAAARKILEEKCIDPNKIGALVFVTQTPDYAKPATACVLQFRLGLPIDSIAFDVNLGCSGFVNGINIAASLMQSSKLKYALLLLGDTAYRDQILNTLYPKDDSGKMLFGDAAVAVLMESNKNAEPISCAYRTDGSRFKSIIHVNSHQRHLKWKEYGSLMDGVGVFNFTINDVPEMIKEFMMDAGTTPDDYDCLVLHQANLYVMKQVAKRTGFPMEKMLVSIDEFANTSSASIPTALTKYYGKEAGNRIIRPLMCGFGVGLSWGIVDAKINVSDILPLLQTDESFDDGLVSPSEKEN
- a CDS encoding 3-oxoacyl-ACP synthase III family protein; amino-acid sequence: MPYFKFSNIAIRGISVAVPKQIVDIKSYIPKFGEENVYKFMAFTGIEKTHVTREEQTASDLGFEAAERLLREKNIDRASVGALIFVTQSPDYKRPATSFVLQHRLGLSQDCAVFDVNLGCSGFVCAFQTACSMMASSDMKMALVIVAETSSKAMWPNDKSSAMLFGDCGAAVLLAREEDAPQINGGIWSDGDRYRAIIIPAGGARDSSAPHTPFIGRDECEHMPYYQIMNGADVFQFSISDVPKAAKAFFERTGASAPDYDFFAIHQANWYIVKQLISKLRLPKEKVHRSLDRYGNTGGMSIPLTLCDELGGKSGSSLMRVFMMGFGIGLSWGIVDAFISPDAVLSVLETEEYYREGVIDYTDI
- a CDS encoding acyl carrier protein, with protein sequence MGENLRKYNEVFMNIFGAAESDLSDSFTFENVHKWDSLAHMALISRLEDIFDVMFETEDVLHYGSYLNGIKILERYGVDMKA
- a CDS encoding SDR family NAD(P)-dependent oxidoreductase — encoded protein: MLRLENKVCVVTGAARGIGKAIAEAFASEGARVYAIDLPSAEFETPERGLESGGEIIHVNADITDSDSVRASFMRVKKECGRLDALANNAAIISYEMLGMISKDKLRKMFEVDVFAMIEMIQYASRLMARNGGGSIINMASIVGTNGAAGQLAYAAAKGAVVALTKSAAKELAPQNIRVNAVAPGMVATKRLVAEMSGRFEEKTGNIGLGRMATPEDIANVYLFLASNAASYISGQILGVDGCMVL
- a CDS encoding acyl carrier protein, with the protein product MEIKEKLALLEEEVLDMAAGELKPETALEDIDTWDSMAALSLIVLMEDKFSKKLTRDNLRTFVTVQDILNFMG
- a CDS encoding AMP-binding protein gives rise to the protein MSEMKGFVKSGAVVFCLCENSVGAIAGYLSFMENGAVPLLLNARIDRTQLANLMQTYTPPYICFPDRYKGEFSGCRVIFGRYGYVLAETGNKFYPVNKDLAMLLCTSGSTGSPKLVRHKLINLEMSAKHVSEFFGACEDDRSMADLPMYYTMGLSVINSYLYRGATVAATSKSLMSPEFWDFFGAQDITVFTGVPYSFEILRRLRFTGKEWPHLKILTQGGGKLKEKIYLEFAEYARRTGKKFIATYGQTECSARMAYLPPEFAISKQGSIGRAIPGGELFIINDKKDFIEGPGEGEMCYCGPNVTMGYAECRKDLLKGDEWYGFRHTGDIARRDEDGFYFITGRKSRFLKLFGVRVGLDDCEKIIYSKFGIDCACAGDDKEMRVYITRDDLSDAVVSLLSDTTGILRTAFKIFVIDQLPRSGAGKILYSQLPQ
- a CDS encoding acyltransferase family protein; the encoded protein is MAVSIEFWRLVFCLAVVLYHSCYLTPTRSLTSVFQGGYIGVDFFFIVSGLLMAKNVSKYTSGSVFYDTCSFIRRKILRIYPCLLFAFMVSFIVRMTICDCAPAQIASCAVRSLPELMLLRMSGIGGYWVNTPTWYISAMVISMLVLFPMLLRVKDKSHYSVFMLLAVLSYGWLFFTMGSLENPYKWQGTFYSGLVRAFGGISLGVFCFTLSIKLRKSNFDATALSALELLCYLTVLLHSFMKGRSFADFLLIALLAVAVSLSFSGGSSASSFFDKHERFFLPCGELSFALYLNHRVFTIIFPVVGWNVGYYILLPIYILCSFCAAAVAMLIVPDAKRPPRFLLRR